One genomic region from Vibrio cyclitrophicus encodes:
- a CDS encoding LysR substrate-binding domain-containing protein — MIELKHLRTLTTLRDSGSLTATATSLHLTQSALSHQLKDLEARIGGQLFLRKTRPVKFTSEGEILLRLADEIQPRIAKAENELASLKEDVNGRLHMAIECHSCFQWLMPALKEYQVAWPSVTLDFSSGFGFEPLPALMAGELDLVITSDIQPRSEVHYEPLFDFEMRLITAINSPLAERASIEPQDLSDLTMLTYPVQKQRLDVVKHFLQPAGVEPKKWKQADNTLMLVQMVSAGLGVAALPNWAISEFSRQGLIASKPLGKGLSRRLFAAVRNSEKDKRYLQAFFSTARQQSKSHLDGIEVV; from the coding sequence ATGATAGAGCTTAAACACCTTCGAACATTGACTACCTTAAGAGACAGCGGCTCGCTAACAGCGACGGCAACTTCTCTTCACTTGACTCAGTCGGCGCTTTCTCACCAACTGAAAGACCTTGAGGCGCGTATCGGTGGTCAGCTTTTCCTACGTAAAACTAGACCAGTTAAGTTCACCTCTGAAGGTGAGATTTTGCTTAGGCTTGCCGATGAGATACAGCCAAGAATAGCTAAAGCGGAGAACGAACTCGCGAGCCTGAAAGAGGATGTGAATGGTCGTTTGCACATGGCGATTGAATGTCACTCATGCTTCCAATGGTTAATGCCTGCTTTGAAGGAATATCAAGTGGCTTGGCCAAGCGTAACGCTAGATTTCTCGTCAGGCTTTGGGTTTGAGCCGCTACCCGCGCTAATGGCAGGCGAGCTAGATTTGGTGATCACCTCTGATATACAGCCTCGCTCTGAGGTTCACTACGAACCACTCTTTGATTTTGAGATGCGTTTGATCACCGCAATCAACTCACCTTTGGCAGAAAGAGCGAGCATTGAACCGCAAGATCTTAGCGATCTCACCATGCTCACCTACCCTGTTCAAAAACAGCGTTTAGATGTCGTGAAGCACTTTTTACAGCCTGCGGGTGTAGAACCTAAAAAGTGGAAACAAGCGGACAACACGTTAATGCTAGTTCAAATGGTATCAGCAGGTTTGGGAGTAGCGGCTCTACCAAACTGGGCGATCAGTGAATTCTCAAGACAAGGGCTGATTGCCAGCAAGCCATTAGGCAAAGGACTATCAAGAAGACTGTTCGCAGCGGTAAGAAACTCTGAGAAAGATAAACGTTACCTGCAAGCTTTCTTTAGCACGGCAAGACAGCAAAGTAAGAGTCACTTAGATGGCATAGAGGTCGTTTAA
- the metE gene encoding 5-methyltetrahydropteroyltriglutamate--homocysteine S-methyltransferase, with amino-acid sequence MTTTTHILGYPRIGEKRELKFTLEKYWRGEISQSDLKQLGSELRNRNWNVQADANLSFATAGDFAWYDHVLTTTLLLGHVPKRHTGGSEDEKSFPDLDTLFRVGRGQSQVQSTCCGGTHTSSDGTKDSSAASDMTKWFNTNYHYIVPEFSKDDSFEVSWPQLFDEVSEAIKSGHKVKPVLLGPLSYLYLGKEVEEGFDRLSLLPRLLTAYQAILAKLAKLGVEWVQIDEPILSLELESQWADSFKLAYQVIQGDVKLLLTTYFDSVTDTLDKIVELPVNGLHIDLAAAPQQLDEVVGKLPEHWVLSAGVINGRNVWRADLAAQLELLQPVKEKLGDKLWVASSCSLLHSPVDLELEDSLSDEVKSWFAFAKQKVTEVSILGAALDGNHNAILACETYSQPIVARKSATHVNKPQVQARINTITKTLTERSAPYAERASHQSEVLGLPLLPTTTIGSFPQTGEIRVQRSAYRTGKLSEAEYNTALKGHIADAVKRQEALDLDVLVHGEAERNDMVEYFAENLAGFQTTKFGWVQSYGSRCVKPAIVVADIEREKPMTVEWSTYAQSLTSKQMKGMLTGPVTILCWTFPREDISRKEITNQLAFALRDEVSDLQDAGINIIQIDEPAIREGLPLKKRDHAEYLEWAVDAFKISAASAKPETQIHTHMCYSEFNEIIDSVAALDADVITIETSRSNMELLKAFEEFNYPNAIGPGVYDIHSPNIPSEEWIVDLLKRAAKKIPAERLWANPDCGLKTRNWAETEAALANLVSATKMLRKEWESAEASA; translated from the coding sequence ATGACTACGACAACGCATATTTTAGGCTACCCACGTATCGGCGAAAAACGCGAACTCAAATTCACTTTAGAAAAATACTGGCGCGGTGAGATTAGCCAATCAGATTTAAAGCAACTCGGTAGCGAACTAAGAAATCGTAACTGGAATGTACAAGCTGACGCGAATCTTAGCTTTGCAACTGCGGGTGACTTCGCATGGTACGACCATGTATTAACAACGACTTTACTTCTAGGCCACGTACCAAAGCGCCATACTGGTGGTTCTGAAGATGAAAAATCCTTCCCAGATTTAGATACTTTGTTCCGTGTGGGGCGTGGTCAATCTCAGGTTCAGTCGACTTGTTGCGGTGGTACGCATACGTCTAGTGACGGCACTAAAGATAGCTCTGCGGCTTCTGATATGACTAAGTGGTTCAACACCAACTACCATTACATTGTGCCTGAGTTCAGCAAAGACGATTCCTTTGAAGTGAGCTGGCCACAACTGTTTGACGAAGTGAGTGAAGCGATAAAATCCGGGCATAAGGTGAAGCCAGTTTTGTTAGGCCCGTTATCTTATTTATATCTTGGTAAAGAAGTGGAGGAGGGTTTTGATCGTTTATCTCTTCTTCCGCGCCTTCTTACCGCTTACCAAGCAATTTTGGCAAAACTCGCTAAGTTGGGGGTTGAGTGGGTTCAAATCGATGAACCAATTCTTTCTCTTGAGCTTGAGAGTCAATGGGCAGATTCATTCAAGTTGGCGTATCAAGTGATTCAAGGTGATGTAAAACTGTTGCTCACTACTTATTTTGATTCGGTGACTGATACCTTAGATAAGATAGTAGAGCTACCAGTTAATGGCCTACATATCGACTTAGCAGCAGCACCACAGCAACTTGATGAAGTAGTGGGTAAGTTACCTGAACACTGGGTACTTTCAGCAGGGGTGATTAATGGACGAAACGTTTGGCGAGCTGATTTAGCCGCTCAACTAGAGTTACTACAACCAGTGAAAGAGAAGCTAGGAGACAAACTTTGGGTAGCAAGTTCATGTTCACTTTTGCATAGTCCAGTCGACCTTGAGTTAGAAGATTCACTCAGCGATGAAGTGAAGAGTTGGTTTGCTTTCGCGAAACAGAAAGTGACCGAGGTGAGTATATTGGGTGCGGCACTAGACGGTAACCACAATGCTATCTTGGCGTGTGAAACCTACAGCCAGCCGATTGTTGCACGCAAGAGCGCGACTCATGTGAATAAGCCGCAGGTTCAAGCTCGTATTAACACCATTACCAAAACCCTAACCGAGCGAAGTGCTCCTTATGCCGAACGCGCTTCACATCAGTCTGAGGTGTTAGGTTTACCATTATTGCCAACCACAACAATTGGTTCATTTCCACAAACCGGAGAGATCCGTGTTCAGCGTAGTGCTTACCGCACTGGCAAACTGAGTGAAGCGGAATACAACACCGCGTTGAAAGGTCATATTGCGGATGCGGTTAAACGACAAGAAGCACTTGATTTGGATGTACTGGTTCATGGTGAAGCTGAACGTAATGATATGGTGGAGTACTTTGCTGAAAATCTAGCAGGCTTCCAAACTACCAAATTTGGTTGGGTACAAAGTTATGGCTCTCGTTGCGTGAAACCTGCGATTGTGGTTGCGGATATCGAGCGTGAAAAACCAATGACGGTGGAATGGTCGACCTATGCTCAATCTCTGACTTCAAAGCAGATGAAAGGCATGCTAACTGGGCCTGTTACTATCTTGTGTTGGACATTCCCACGTGAAGATATTTCACGCAAAGAGATAACCAATCAACTGGCGTTTGCGTTGCGAGATGAGGTGTCTGATTTGCAAGACGCAGGTATCAACATTATTCAAATTGATGAGCCTGCCATTCGTGAAGGTTTGCCATTGAAAAAGCGTGACCATGCAGAATACTTAGAGTGGGCAGTGGATGCCTTTAAGATTTCAGCTGCGAGTGCTAAACCAGAAACTCAGATTCACACCCACATGTGTTACAGCGAGTTCAACGAGATCATTGATTCAGTCGCTGCGCTAGACGCCGATGTGATTACCATAGAGACTTCTCGTTCGAACATGGAACTGCTGAAAGCGTTTGAAGAGTTCAACTACCCGAATGCGATTGGGCCTGGCGTTTATGACATCCACTCACCAAACATTCCTTCAGAAGAGTGGATTGTTGATTTACTTAAGAGAGCGGCAAAGAAAATCCCAGCAGAACGTTTGTGGGCAAACCC